Genomic window (Cucumis sativus cultivar 9930 chromosome 2, Cucumber_9930_V3, whole genome shotgun sequence):
AtgtgaaacaaaaaacattgtTTGTTAATGTTATTGCATCTGGTGATCACTTTCAATTTCCAATgtttagttaataattaagaaccacataatttgtttttaaaagtactTTTATTCATTGTGCTCATCTTAACATTGAATATTCTTCGTCTAATATTTTAACTCAATTGTTTTGAATGGTTTAAAAATTCATGCAGAAATGTTGTACATTAGCTTtcatatttatgatatttttaaattttaagaacgGTAGTGAATTCTATTTTCTTGGATTGTAAGAGAAAATGAGGAGGATTTCATAAACGAAACTAAATCAATcatatttgaaacattttgtATTGATCTAGGTGAACTCCACaacaataataagaataacTCGTTCATTGTTTAATTGatcaaactaaattgaaagtcataaattaaactttcattttaaCACAAGAATACAAAGAAAAGCATAAAGTTTAAATGATAACACTCTAGGAGAAATTTCACTCAAATCCAAGTCgtttttcttccaattaaaTGCATGTGAAAACTACAATCCTGtttatagtaattaaaaaatgttatatgaaAGCACAcgacattttgattttattttcttttaagtactataataagtaaaaatataacaataataagtaGATAATGAATTATAGATGGATGTGAATTCCTAAATTTATTATGATCTTTACATGTTGAAGtgactttttcttctttttttttttgctaataTTTGGATAAACACTTTAGAAATAGAACGTGACAAATCCCAAAACAAAATAGGGAAAAAACCattaggaagaaaatgaaaagtgatTTTCACATTTCATCTTCAAAAAGGACTATTCTTTCTCTTTGGTCCCACATAGACCCTAAAAGTCTAtacatatattgaaaaaaaaaacaaaattaagatcaAAGATAGTTTTCCCAACATTTATATTCTTCCctctttctattttgatttcaactattttagtgtatagaaatttgaaaatattagtgTGAAAGGTAAGTATGAGAATGACAAACTAACTAATGGGTATCATAACTATAATATTCACTTTGGTTCACGACTCACTTTGATAATCATATTTTTGGTGTAGCAAAGCAACAAATACTATAGCTTAAAACTTTGGCTTTGACTATACTAATAATTATTCTCTAGGGTAACATGATTTAGTAccttaacaaaaataatttaaacctaagattaataactaaattaatctaaaccctaaaccctaaagttTGTGTATTTGGAAagagtaaatttaaaaattgatatttatggATGGGTAGGAAAGGGTAGAGAGGGATTATTGAATAGAGTGCCGTGCCTCGTTTGTGAATAACAATTAAGATTGCGTGGTTCTTTTTTTGTCTTACTTTTTTCATGGGAATTGCCtaatacttttatatattattttgaccAAAGAAACTATTTTCTGTGaactatatttcttttacatcttctctatttcttttaattttcttgtgttttttGTCAAAAGAATATTAACAGTATCGTGAACAAGATAAATAGAAgagatttgtttttaaaaacggaAAATAATAAGAACCTTAGAAAGATTAGTATCCATCCAAAAGGCTCAATCCAACAGTCTAAAGTAATCttataaaagaatcaaatttattgttgtcTTTGTTACAAACAATCAATCACCTCTTTCAAACTTTCTTCGACCACTATTTTAACTTTGATTCAAAAACCTCCATTCTccaattctaaaattattcGACAATGACTTTGTGTTATGTCCACTGTTTAATAGCAAATAATTAGGTTGATAATTTGGAATTGTACTGATAATAGATAATTAATGATCATGTGAATGATAAAACACTATATGTATTAATTACCAAATGATTATGATGGTAAAATGGTAAACACAAATAATGATCAACATGAAGACAAATATAGAGCAGATGTTAAAGATGCATGTGTGTCTGTGTCTGTGTGTGAACTTGAAATGTCCCAATTATTAACTATTCAGTCCCCACACACATTTCCCTCTCccactttcattttttgttcataaatatcatcttcttccttcccAAATCCTTCACCAAAATTTCCCACaagtttagaagaaaaaaaaaatgcattccCAATCCTCCCCAACAAAGCATGATCAACCACCATCAAATAATGCCCGGAATCCCACCCTTCAAAGAGTCCTCCTCGCCTTCAATTCCATCTTGATGTCCATCGGCAACTGCGGCGGTCCTCTGATTCTCCGTCTATACTTCATCCACGGCGGTAACCGCGTGTGGCTTTCCAGTTGGCTGTTCACAGGCGGTTGGCCCATCATCCTTCTCCCTTTAGCCATAAGTTACATTCATCGCCGCCGTACGGCCACCGACGGAACCAAAACGAAGTTGATTTTCATGAGGGAGCCGCTTTTGTTGTTGGGTTCGGCCGTAGTCGGGGTTCTCACGGGAGTAGACAACTACCTGTTCGCTTACGGAATGGCGAGGCTGCCGGTATCGACATCGTCGCTGATAATCGCGTCGCAGTTGGCGTTCACGGCGGGGTTCGCGTATTTGTTGGTGAAACAAAAGTTCACGAGCTACACAGTAAATGCGGTGGTGTTGTTGACGATGGGAGGGGCGATATTGGCATTGCACTCGAGTGGAGATCGGCCGGAGGGAGAAACGAATGGAGAGTACATAGCAGGGTTTTTGATGACGTTGGGGGCGGCGGTGTTGTACGGATTGATATTGCCGTTGATAGAATTGATGTATAAGAAAACGAAACAGAGACTAACATATACATTGATATTGGAAATTCAGTTGGTGATGGCAATATCTGGAACTCTTGTTTGCACCATTGGAATGTTAATCAACAATGATTTTCAGGTTCTAATCTCAGCTTATCTCCATATTACTCTCTCATTTTCTCCTTCATTTATCACATACATCGAAAactattaaaactaaaaagatttaagaatttaaacccaaaaaaatatcttctaggctttaattctaaaacaaaacaaaataaatatatagacaTATAGTTAACAATTTGTTTAGTcaacttaatattttttttttcaaactcaatAATTGAGAAGACAAAGGACGGTGTTAGTCAAACTCGAagtatttttaataaagaagcaATTGGATTACCCATCAAATGGGGTAAGTTAAGTTGTATAGTACATATGAGTTGAAATTAGGTTTAGAAAGTTGTTTTGaatcttcaaaataaattaggtTTAGTCAAAATAAATGTGTTTTGGATCTTCAACCCCTACCAAGTACTAAccatatcttttctttttaaaagttgggAGATTTCATCAGTATTAGTTTACATAAATT
Coding sequences:
- the LOC101218345 gene encoding purine permease 3, with translation MHSQSSPTKHDQPPSNNARNPTLQRVLLAFNSILMSIGNCGGPLILRLYFIHGGNRVWLSSWLFTGGWPIILLPLAISYIHRRRTATDGTKTKLIFMREPLLLLGSAVVGVLTGVDNYLFAYGMARLPVSTSSLIIASQLAFTAGFAYLLVKQKFTSYTVNAVVLLTMGGAILALHSSGDRPEGETNGEYIAGFLMTLGAAVLYGLILPLIELMYKKTKQRLTYTLILEIQLVMAISGTLVCTIGMLINNDFQAIAREGREFGLGSTKYYVVLVMSCIIWQCFFIGAVGVIFYSSSLFSGIVIALLLPAVEILAVVFFREKFQVEKGVSLALNLWGFVSYFYGEFKQTKKMKSKELQKAQASTTPIQNQNV